CGGGCCGACTCTTGCTCTTCCTTCACCTTTTCCAATAGAGTCTGCAGGTTCTGGGCCAGCTCCACTTGCTTAAAGCCAGACCGCAAGGAAAGCAGTCGCTCCACCGTCTGAGCTACCCGCTCTTGTTGGAACGGCTTTAAGATATAGTCCACCGCGCTCACTTCAAAAGCCTGCAGAGCATAACTGTCGAAAGCCGTAGCAAAAACGAATAACGGCGGTTGCCTGTTCGCGGCTAAAATAGCCTCGGCCACGGCAAATCCGTCTTGTCCCGGCATTTTAATATCGAGAAACACCGCCTCCGGACGTAAGTCGTAGGTAAGCTCAATCGCTTCCGGTCCGCTGGCTGCATCCCCAATTACAGTCACTTTTCCCGTCTTTTCCAGCAAATACTTCAGTTCTGACCGGGCCGGGGCTTCGTCGTCCACCACCAACACCCTTAGTTTAGCTGGCCGATAGCTGCTCATGACCTTCCACCCCCAGGGGTACAGCAAAACGAACCGTGGTACCTTCTCCATAGACGCTCGTAATAGTAGGGACGTACTCGGAACCGTAAACGTTCTTCAACCGCTCACTGACATTAGTAAGACCGACACCGCCTGAAGTTGTTCCCCGCCTAACTTGTTCCAAGGTTTGGGTGGTCATGCCAATTCCGCTGTCACTTACCACCAGACATAGGTTCAACCCCTGTTGGTAAGCCGAAATAGAAACCTGTCCCCCCTCGGGCCGAGGGGCAATTCCATGCTTGACCGCATTTTCCACCAGGGGCTCTAAGGTCAGGCGAGGCAGTTTCACCTGAAGAAATTGCTCCGGTACCTCTTCCACCAGCTTTAGCTTGGGACCGAAGCGGGCCTGCTCTAAAGCCAAGTAGGCCCGTACATGCTGCAGCTCCTCTTTCAAGGTGCAAAATTCCCCGGCCTGGACCAAATTGCGACGAAAATAAGCGGCCAAATCCAGGAGCAAGGTACGAGCGGTGTTCGGTTCCGTTCGGCAGTAGGAAACAATGGTGTTAATAGCATTGAATAAGAAATGGGGGTTAATTTGGGCCTGCAAGGCCGTCAACTCGGCCTGGGCCGCCAGTTCCGCCCGTCGTGACGCTTCAGCCAATTCCAGCTGGGTGGAAAAGAGCTGGGACAAACCGGATGCCACCTCAACATCCACCGGTG
Above is a genomic segment from Bacillota bacterium containing:
- a CDS encoding response regulator transcription factor, which codes for MSSYRPAKLRVLVVDDEAPARSELKYLLEKTGKVTVIGDAASGPEAIELTYDLRPEAVFLDIKMPGQDGFAVAEAILAANRQPPLFVFATAFDSYALQAFEVSAVDYILKPFQQERVAQTVERLLSLRSGFKQVELAQNLQTLLEKVKEEQESARVPVDINGRILLIPIADICAAYCRDKDVLIKTREREYHVRSTLAELEKRLGYRFFRVHKGYLVNIDHVAEIIPWFHGSYLLVIADAEHTEIPVSRRQAPILREKLGLVL